A genomic region of Papaver somniferum cultivar HN1 chromosome 7, ASM357369v1, whole genome shotgun sequence contains the following coding sequences:
- the LOC113292751 gene encoding mavicyanin-like: MGPKYQLFLAIQFLVLLFLQTNVICYQFKVGNMNAWGIPTSANPNVYINWAKKYHPKIGDSLLFLYPPSEDSVVQVTEQSFRSCNLKDPILYMNNGNSLFNITSEGRYFFTSGEPGHCEKRQKLAVSVLFANGSALPPSYAPEGSAADSSAPSYPTVFGSVPLKSMSSPVPAFSSKIAAAIGVIIFAAINYAM, from the exons ATGGGTCCAAAGTATCAACTTTTCTTGGCAATTCAATTTCTGGTGTTACTATTCTTGCAGACCAATGTCATTTGCTATCAGTTCAAAGTTGGAAATATGAATGCTTGGGGAATCCCAACTTCTGCAAATCCTAATGTCTACATCAATTGGGCCAAGAAATATCACCCAAAGATCGGTGATTCTCTCT TGTTTCTTTATCCACCAAGTGAAGATTCAGTTGTTCAAGTAACAGAGCAATCTTTCAGAAGTTGCAATCTTAAAGATCCAATCTTGTACATGAACAATGGTAATTCTTTATTCAACATAACTTCAGAAGGTAGATACTTTTTCACTAGTGGAGAACCTGGGCATTGTGAAAAACGGCAGAAACTAGCAGTTTCGGTTTTATTCGCAAACGGGTCTGCACTCCCTCCTTCATATGCACCAGAAGGATCAGCGGCAGATAGTTCTGCACCTTCTTACCCTACCGTATTTGGTTCTGTCCCTTTGAAGTCGATGTCTTCACCAGTTCCAGCTTTTTCGAGTAAAATTGCAGCTGCCATCGGGGTAATAATCTTTGCAGCAATCAATTACGCTATGTAA